In Streptomyces capitiformicae, one genomic interval encodes:
- a CDS encoding LysR family transcriptional regulator ArgP has protein sequence MMSQLPLDLVRTLLAVVDEGTFDAAAGALHVTPSAVSQRVKTLEQRVGRVLLVRTKPVRPTDSGEVIVRFARQLARLEHDAHASLGMTGSHETTRVSIAVNADSLATWFLPALAQVPEELRPCYELRREDEDHTARLLREGLVMAAVTSSPDAVAGCSVRALGRMRYVPVASPAFAARRLGGVGSEVALKDVIADVPVVAFDRHDDFQDAFVRRLKRGHRASTVRHYVPTSEGFVDAVAAGLGWGMLPEAQAQPLLDDGRLIALAPERSVDVPLFWQQWKLDSPALTAVAEAVAAAGAAALHG, from the coding sequence GTGATGTCTCAGCTTCCGCTCGACCTGGTGCGGACCCTGCTCGCCGTGGTGGACGAGGGCACGTTCGACGCGGCGGCCGGCGCCCTGCATGTGACGCCGTCCGCGGTGAGTCAGCGGGTCAAGACGCTGGAGCAGCGCGTGGGCCGCGTGCTGCTCGTCCGTACGAAGCCGGTGCGGCCGACCGACTCCGGGGAGGTGATCGTCCGGTTCGCGCGTCAGCTGGCCCGGCTCGAACACGACGCCCACGCCTCGCTCGGCATGACCGGCTCCCACGAGACGACGCGGGTGTCGATCGCGGTGAACGCCGACTCCCTGGCGACCTGGTTCCTGCCCGCCCTCGCCCAGGTGCCCGAGGAACTGCGCCCCTGCTACGAGTTGCGCCGCGAGGACGAGGACCACACGGCGCGGCTGCTGCGCGAAGGGCTGGTGATGGCGGCGGTCACCTCGTCGCCGGACGCGGTGGCCGGCTGCTCGGTGCGCGCGCTGGGCCGGATGCGCTACGTCCCCGTCGCGAGCCCGGCGTTCGCCGCGCGCCGGCTCGGCGGCGTCGGATCCGAGGTGGCGCTGAAGGACGTGATCGCCGATGTGCCGGTCGTGGCCTTCGACCGGCACGACGACTTCCAGGACGCGTTCGTCCGCCGGCTGAAGCGGGGGCACCGGGCGAGCACCGTCCGGCATTACGTGCCGACCTCGGAGGGCTTCGTCGACGCCGTGGCCGCCGGGCTGGGCTGGGGCATGCTCCCCGAGGCCCAGGCACAGCCACTGCTCGACGACGGTCGGCTGATCGCGTTGGCACCGGAGCGAAGCGTGGACGTCCCGCTGTTCTGGCAGCAGTGGAAGCTTGACTCCCCCGCGCTCACGGCCGTGGCGGAAGCCGTCGCCGCCGCGGGCGCCGCGGCACTCCACGGCTGA
- a CDS encoding TOPRIM nucleotidyl transferase/hydrolase domain-containing protein codes for MVDMSMFRDEVRSWADGGSGGSVRDLAVRLGVRTAVLLEGLSDVAAVEALTARQGRDLAAEGVCVVSMGGAMNVGRYAGLLGPTGLGLRLTGLCDERERPYFDRGLDRARVPRRDVFVCVSDLEDELIRALGEARVEQIIQAEDEARAWQTFTRQPAQHGRPRQQQLRRFLGTKKGRKIRYGRLLVEALDLDEVPAPLDDLLTSL; via the coding sequence ATGGTCGACATGAGCATGTTCCGGGACGAGGTCAGAAGCTGGGCGGATGGCGGTTCCGGCGGGTCGGTGAGGGATCTGGCTGTGCGGCTCGGGGTGCGGACGGCAGTCCTGCTGGAAGGACTCAGCGACGTCGCGGCCGTCGAGGCGCTGACCGCCCGGCAGGGCCGGGACCTGGCCGCCGAGGGGGTGTGCGTGGTGTCGATGGGAGGAGCGATGAACGTCGGCCGCTACGCCGGCCTCCTCGGGCCGACAGGCCTCGGACTGCGCCTGACGGGACTGTGCGACGAGCGCGAGCGGCCCTACTTCGACCGCGGCCTCGACCGCGCGAGGGTGCCACGCAGGGACGTCTTCGTGTGCGTCTCGGACCTGGAGGACGAACTCATCCGCGCGCTGGGCGAGGCGAGGGTCGAACAGATCATCCAGGCCGAGGACGAAGCGCGCGCCTGGCAGACCTTCACGCGCCAGCCGGCCCAGCACGGCCGGCCCCGGCAGCAGCAGCTGCGACGCTTCCTCGGCACGAAGAAGGGCCGCAAGATCCGTTACGGCCGCCTCCTCGTCGAGGCCCTGGACCTCGACGAGGTACCGGCTCCCCTCGATGACCTCCTCACAAGCCTGTGA
- a CDS encoding aldo/keto reductase translates to MRYVKLGSTGLDVSRICVGCMSFGLPDRGTHEWTLDDEASRPLIRQALDAGINFFDTANVYSDGTSEEIVGSALAEYARRDEIVIATKVNGAMHEGPNGWGLSRKAIMTEIDNSLRRLGTDYVDLYQIHRFDPNTPVEETMEALHDVVKAGKARYIGASSMYAWQFAKMQYTARLNGWTRFASMQNHYNLLYREEEREMLPLCEDQTVATLPWSPLARGRLTRDWGTVTERSAQDNFGKTLYQEGDREIVDAVTRIATERGVPRARVALAWLLSRPTVAAPIVGATKPHHLDDAVAALDITLTEKETEELERPYTPRAISGH, encoded by the coding sequence ATGCGGTACGTGAAGCTCGGCTCGACAGGTCTGGACGTCTCCCGGATCTGTGTGGGATGCATGAGTTTCGGGCTCCCCGACCGAGGCACGCACGAATGGACCCTGGACGACGAGGCGTCACGCCCGCTGATCCGTCAGGCGCTGGACGCCGGCATCAACTTCTTCGACACGGCGAACGTCTACTCCGACGGCACCAGCGAGGAGATCGTCGGCAGCGCTCTCGCGGAGTACGCGCGGCGCGACGAGATCGTCATCGCCACCAAGGTCAACGGCGCCATGCACGAGGGGCCCAACGGCTGGGGCCTCTCCCGCAAGGCCATCATGACGGAGATCGACAACAGCCTGCGCCGCCTCGGCACCGACTACGTGGACCTGTACCAGATCCACCGCTTCGACCCGAACACCCCCGTCGAGGAGACGATGGAGGCCCTGCACGACGTCGTCAAGGCGGGCAAGGCCCGCTACATCGGGGCGAGTTCGATGTACGCCTGGCAGTTCGCCAAGATGCAGTACACCGCCCGACTGAACGGCTGGACGCGGTTCGCCTCCATGCAGAACCACTACAACCTCCTCTACCGCGAGGAGGAGCGCGAGATGCTCCCGCTCTGCGAGGACCAGACCGTCGCCACCCTGCCCTGGAGCCCGCTCGCCCGCGGTCGCCTCACCCGTGACTGGGGCACCGTCACCGAACGCAGCGCGCAGGACAACTTCGGCAAGACCCTTTACCAGGAGGGTGACCGGGAGATCGTCGACGCCGTCACCCGTATCGCCACCGAACGCGGCGTCCCCCGGGCCCGGGTCGCCCTCGCCTGGCTGCTCAGCCGGCCCACGGTCGCCGCGCCCATCGTCGGCGCCACCAAGCCGCACCACCTCGACGACGCCGTCGCCGCCCTCGACATCACCCTCACGGAGAAGGAGACCGAAGAACTCGAGCGGCCGTACACTCCGCGCGCGATCAGCGGCCACTGA
- a CDS encoding GbsR/MarR family transcriptional regulator yields MPGGRLTEEDRQHIAAGLAEGLGYTEIGRRLGRPASTVMREVTRNGGPDDYRADRAHEATQHRARRPKHAQPPSPPIPDSGHGRDPRAVQDFAESYTALLEQQGLPRMAARVLACLYITDSGALTAADLVQRLRVSPASISHAVTFLEQQGIVRRERTPGGRRERYVIDDDIWLRSTLAAVQMNDALAAASRRGAEILGPATPAGARFESSAGFLLVVSESLRQVMEQWQQSLDSRSAGPPPR; encoded by the coding sequence ATGCCCGGAGGCAGGCTCACCGAGGAGGACCGTCAGCACATCGCCGCGGGGCTGGCCGAGGGGCTCGGATACACAGAGATCGGGCGGCGTCTGGGGCGGCCCGCCTCGACCGTCATGCGGGAGGTCACCCGCAACGGCGGACCGGACGATTACCGGGCGGACCGGGCGCACGAGGCCACACAGCATCGTGCGCGCCGGCCCAAACATGCTCAGCCGCCGTCACCGCCGATTCCCGACAGCGGCCATGGACGTGACCCCCGCGCGGTCCAGGACTTCGCGGAGTCCTACACCGCTCTCCTCGAACAGCAGGGGCTGCCGCGGATGGCGGCCAGGGTGCTGGCCTGCCTGTACATCACCGACTCCGGCGCTCTCACCGCCGCCGATCTGGTCCAGCGGCTTCGCGTCAGCCCGGCGTCGATCTCGCACGCCGTCACCTTCCTCGAACAGCAGGGCATAGTGCGGCGGGAACGGACTCCGGGCGGGCGCCGCGAGCGCTATGTCATCGACGACGACATCTGGCTCCGGTCCACCCTCGCGGCGGTGCAGATGAACGACGCTCTGGCGGCCGCGTCGCGGCGCGGAGCCGAGATTCTCGGACCCGCCACTCCGGCGGGCGCCCGCTTCGAGTCCTCCGCCGGATTCCTGCTCGTCGTGAGCGAGTCTCTCCGGCAGGTCATGGAGCAGTGGCAACAGAGTCTGGACTCCCGGAGCGCCGGGCCCCCTCCGCGCTGA
- a CDS encoding AIM24 family protein, which produces MKSDLFSNENMVQPAYAPGMSVQNAKSIKYAVNGEMLARQGAMIAYRGNLQFERKGQGVGGMLKRAVTGEGLPLMAVRGQGEAWFAHEAQNCFIVDIEPGDTFTVNGRNVLCFDASLSYEIKTVKGAGMTGGGLFNSVFTGQGKLGLICDGNPLVIPVSPQLPVFADTDAVVGWTANLHTSLHRSQSFGSMIRGGSGEAVQLKLEGEGFVVVRPSELTPQKAQQH; this is translated from the coding sequence ATGAAGAGCGATCTTTTCTCGAACGAGAACATGGTCCAGCCGGCGTACGCGCCGGGAATGAGCGTGCAGAACGCCAAATCCATCAAGTACGCGGTCAACGGCGAGATGCTCGCCCGGCAGGGCGCGATGATCGCCTACCGCGGCAACCTGCAGTTCGAGCGCAAGGGCCAGGGCGTGGGTGGCATGCTCAAGCGCGCGGTCACCGGGGAGGGACTGCCACTGATGGCGGTGCGCGGACAGGGCGAGGCCTGGTTCGCGCACGAGGCGCAGAACTGCTTCATCGTCGACATCGAGCCCGGCGACACGTTCACCGTCAACGGGCGCAATGTGCTGTGTTTCGATGCCTCGTTGTCGTACGAGATCAAGACGGTGAAGGGCGCCGGCATGACCGGCGGCGGCCTGTTCAACAGCGTCTTCACCGGACAGGGGAAGCTCGGGCTCATCTGTGACGGCAATCCACTGGTCATCCCCGTCTCGCCGCAGCTGCCCGTCTTCGCCGACACGGACGCGGTCGTGGGCTGGACGGCCAACCTGCACACCTCGCTGCACCGCTCGCAGTCCTTCGGCTCGATGATCCGCGGCGGCTCCGGGGAGGCCGTGCAGCTGAAGCTGGAGGGCGAGGGATTCGTGGTCGTACGGCCGAGCGAGCTGACTCCGCAGAAGGCCCAGCAGCACTGA
- a CDS encoding MFS transporter, giving the protein MDTSENSTGRDTEPDRGPADTGGSRGRGWRHWAMDTRPLRRPAYRRLWSSTIVTAVGSQLTAVAVPKQVYDITGSSAWVGYASLAGLVPMVAFALWGGAVADSVDRRTLLLITNTGIAVTSVLFWVQAVTGLESVWTLMVLLALQQAFFGLNSPARNASVARLVPADELAAAAALGSTVMQLGLVAGPLLAGALIPVIGLAELYLIDALALCITLWAVHKLPPLPPLDTSTTRRAGWQEVAAGFRYISLHKVLLLSFLADIIAMVLGMPRALFPQLADTTYASYGEGLALGLLFAAIPIGAVLGGLFSGTFSRSHRHGLMVIAAVMAWGAAITGFGLSTTLWLAVAFLAAAGVADMVSMVFRGAILLSAATDEMRGRMQGVFTVVVAGGPRLADVLHGTAGAAFGARTAVVGGGLLVVAAMLLLAAVTPALRRYRI; this is encoded by the coding sequence GTGGACACGAGCGAGAACAGTACGGGCAGGGACACGGAACCCGACCGCGGGCCGGCGGACACGGGCGGCTCCCGCGGTCGGGGCTGGCGCCACTGGGCGATGGACACCCGCCCCCTGCGCCGCCCCGCCTACCGGCGGCTGTGGTCCTCGACCATCGTCACGGCGGTCGGCAGCCAGCTGACCGCCGTCGCCGTGCCCAAGCAGGTCTACGACATCACCGGCTCCTCGGCATGGGTCGGCTACGCAAGCCTCGCCGGTCTCGTTCCCATGGTGGCCTTCGCGCTGTGGGGCGGCGCGGTCGCCGACAGCGTGGACCGGCGCACACTGCTGCTGATCACCAACACCGGTATCGCCGTCACCTCGGTGCTGTTCTGGGTCCAGGCCGTCACCGGCCTCGAATCCGTCTGGACGCTGATGGTGCTGCTCGCCCTCCAGCAGGCGTTCTTCGGCCTCAACTCACCCGCCCGCAACGCCTCCGTCGCCCGCCTGGTCCCCGCCGACGAACTCGCCGCCGCGGCCGCCCTGGGCTCGACCGTGATGCAACTCGGCCTGGTGGCAGGCCCGTTGCTCGCCGGCGCCCTCATCCCCGTCATCGGCCTGGCCGAGCTGTACCTGATCGACGCGCTGGCCCTCTGCATCACCCTCTGGGCGGTTCACAAGTTGCCCCCGCTTCCGCCCCTGGACACCTCGACGACCCGGCGGGCCGGCTGGCAGGAGGTCGCCGCCGGCTTCCGCTACATCTCCCTGCACAAGGTGCTCCTGCTGTCCTTCCTCGCCGACATCATCGCGATGGTCCTCGGCATGCCCCGAGCTCTCTTCCCCCAACTCGCCGACACGACATACGCCTCCTACGGTGAAGGTCTCGCGCTCGGGCTGCTGTTCGCCGCGATCCCCATCGGCGCCGTGCTCGGCGGGCTGTTCTCGGGCACGTTCTCCCGCTCCCACCGGCACGGCCTCATGGTCATCGCGGCCGTCATGGCCTGGGGCGCGGCCATCACCGGCTTCGGGCTGAGCACCACTCTCTGGCTCGCCGTCGCCTTCCTCGCCGCCGCCGGTGTCGCCGACATGGTCTCGATGGTCTTCCGGGGAGCCATCCTGCTGTCCGCCGCCACCGACGAGATGCGCGGCCGTATGCAGGGCGTCTTCACCGTGGTCGTGGCCGGCGGCCCACGCCTGGCCGACGTCCTGCACGGAACCGCCGGTGCCGCCTTCGGTGCCCGTACGGCCGTCGTGGGCGGTGGCCTGCTGGTCGTCGCCGCCATGCTGCTCCTGGCCGCGGTGACACCGGCGCTGCGCCGCTACCGGATTTGA
- a CDS encoding LysE/ArgO family amino acid transporter — protein MTALAAGFGTGLSLIVAIGAQNAFVLRQGIHRDAVLPVVAVCALSDAALIALGVGGIGAVVVAWPGALTAVALVGGAFLLVYGVLAARRALRPEGDALRAETGTAGSRRRAVLTCLALTWLNPHVYLDTVFLLGSIAADQGALRWTFGLGAAAASLCWFTGLGFGARLLSRYLSRPSAWRLLDGLVAATMLILGASLIAGA, from the coding sequence ATGACCGCCCTTGCCGCCGGATTCGGTACCGGCCTCTCCCTGATCGTCGCCATCGGCGCCCAGAACGCCTTCGTTCTCCGTCAGGGCATCCACCGGGACGCGGTGCTCCCCGTCGTGGCCGTCTGCGCCCTCTCCGACGCGGCCCTGATCGCGCTCGGCGTGGGAGGGATCGGCGCCGTGGTCGTCGCCTGGCCAGGAGCCCTCACCGCGGTCGCCCTCGTCGGCGGCGCCTTCCTGTTGGTCTACGGCGTCCTCGCGGCGCGACGCGCCCTGCGGCCCGAGGGGGACGCGCTACGGGCGGAGACCGGCACGGCGGGCTCACGACGCCGAGCCGTCCTCACCTGCCTGGCGCTGACCTGGCTCAACCCGCACGTCTACCTCGACACCGTGTTCCTCCTCGGCTCCATCGCCGCCGACCAGGGCGCCCTGCGCTGGACCTTCGGCCTCGGCGCGGCCGCCGCGAGCCTGTGCTGGTTCACCGGCCTCGGCTTCGGCGCCCGCCTGCTCAGCCGCTACCTGTCCCGGCCATCGGCGTGGCGGCTACTGGACGGTCTGGTCGCCGCGACGATGCTGATCCTCGGCGCCTCCCTGATCGCGGGGGCCTGA
- a CDS encoding FAD-dependent monooxygenase has product MKIACVGGGPASLYFSILMKRRNPSHDITVFERNPAGSTYGWGVTYWAELLEKLRASDPETALAISENSVSWNAGVAHVRDRTTVQPGDVGFGIGRRRLLELLGERARSLGVHLEYEHEIVAADLPDADLVVAGDGVNSAVRGRYAQQFGSDIALGRNAYIWLGTTKVFDSFTFSFQETDHGWIWAYGYKFSDEQSTCVIECSPETLGGLGLDQLGEADGLAQLEKLFADILDGHPLIGRDQGDGTARWLNFRTLTNRTWHHGNVVLLGDAAHTTHYSIGAGTTLALEDAICLAGALGAHPEPEAALTAYERRRKAELLRLQSAARHSAQWYENLQRYIDLPPQQMFALLGQRHSPLLPYVPPQLYYRLDRAVGRLEALRRFKRWLGPKLARTSQYRALAARK; this is encoded by the coding sequence GTGAAGATCGCGTGCGTCGGCGGCGGACCGGCAAGCCTGTACTTCTCGATCCTGATGAAGCGGCGGAACCCGTCCCACGACATCACCGTTTTCGAGCGGAACCCGGCCGGTTCGACATACGGCTGGGGCGTCACCTACTGGGCCGAACTACTGGAGAAGCTCCGCGCGAGCGACCCCGAGACCGCCCTCGCCATCAGTGAGAACTCCGTCAGCTGGAACGCAGGGGTGGCCCACGTCCGTGACCGTACAACGGTCCAGCCCGGCGACGTGGGCTTCGGCATCGGACGGCGCCGCCTGCTCGAACTGCTCGGCGAACGGGCCCGCTCCCTCGGCGTACACCTGGAGTACGAGCACGAGATCGTCGCCGCCGACCTCCCTGACGCCGACCTCGTCGTCGCGGGCGACGGGGTCAACAGTGCGGTGCGCGGGAGATACGCCCAACAGTTCGGCAGCGACATCGCACTCGGCCGCAACGCCTACATCTGGCTCGGCACCACCAAGGTCTTCGACTCCTTCACCTTCTCCTTCCAGGAGACCGACCACGGCTGGATCTGGGCCTACGGATACAAGTTCAGCGACGAACAGAGCACCTGCGTCATCGAATGCTCCCCCGAGACCCTCGGCGGCCTGGGCCTGGACCAGCTGGGCGAGGCGGACGGGCTGGCCCAGCTGGAGAAGCTCTTCGCCGACATCCTCGACGGCCACCCCCTGATCGGCCGGGACCAGGGCGACGGCACCGCACGGTGGCTGAACTTCCGTACCCTGACCAACCGCACCTGGCACCACGGCAACGTCGTCCTGCTCGGCGACGCGGCCCACACCACCCACTACTCCATCGGCGCCGGCACCACCCTCGCCCTGGAGGACGCCATCTGCCTGGCCGGGGCCCTGGGCGCCCACCCGGAGCCGGAGGCCGCGCTCACCGCGTACGAGCGGCGGCGCAAGGCCGAACTGCTCCGTCTGCAGAGCGCGGCCCGCCACAGCGCCCAGTGGTACGAGAACCTCCAGCGTTACATCGACCTCCCCCCACAGCAGATGTTCGCCCTCCTTGGTCAACGGCACTCCCCACTGCTGCCGTACGTACCGCCGCAGCTCTACTACCGCCTCGACCGCGCGGTCGGCCGACTGGAGGCCCTGCGCCGCTTCAAGCGCTGGCTGGGCCCGAAGCTGGCGCGGACGTCGCAGTACAGGGCGCTGGCCGCGCGGAAGTAG
- a CDS encoding NUDIX domain-containing protein → MTNKTVGIDIPDRRGRTGLDRTGRDLTGNPRVKVRDVKLLSCHWYIERTTTFDFQHADGTWSTQERETHDRGNGATVLLYDAERETVLLTRQFRYPVYVNGHPDGMLIETPGGLLDEEDEHPEVAVRREVIEETGHTIGEIQHVFDIYMSPGSVTERVSFYAAPYGPSTRTHEGGGLDEEGEDIETVELPFRRALKMIRDGEIADAKTIMLLQWAALEGPFSAEGARRSGSPDSVATAP, encoded by the coding sequence ATGACCAACAAGACCGTCGGCATCGACATCCCGGACCGCCGGGGCCGCACCGGCCTCGACCGCACGGGCCGGGACCTCACCGGCAACCCACGGGTCAAGGTGCGGGACGTGAAACTGCTGTCCTGCCACTGGTACATAGAGCGCACCACGACCTTCGACTTCCAGCATGCCGACGGCACTTGGAGCACCCAGGAACGCGAGACGCACGACCGGGGCAACGGCGCTACCGTGCTCCTCTACGACGCCGAACGTGAAACCGTGCTGCTCACCAGGCAGTTCCGCTATCCCGTGTACGTCAACGGTCATCCCGACGGGATGCTCATCGAGACACCGGGCGGCCTGCTCGACGAGGAGGACGAGCACCCCGAGGTCGCCGTGCGGCGCGAGGTGATCGAGGAGACCGGCCACACCATCGGCGAGATCCAGCACGTCTTCGACATCTACATGAGCCCCGGCTCCGTCACCGAACGCGTCAGCTTCTACGCCGCCCCCTACGGCCCGTCGACCCGTACCCACGAGGGCGGTGGCCTCGACGAGGAGGGCGAGGACATCGAGACCGTCGAACTGCCCTTCCGTCGGGCCCTGAAGATGATCCGCGACGGGGAGATCGCCGACGCGAAGACCATCATGCTGCTCCAATGGGCGGCGCTGGAGGGCCCGTTCAGCGCGGAGGGGGCCCGGCGCTCCGGGAGTCCAGACTCTGTTGCCACTGCTCCATGA
- a CDS encoding serine hydrolase domain-containing protein yields MGKSGSGLSEAGLRRVRDVLTRHVDSGKIPGVVALVGRGDETHVEAIGTMRHGGGAPMRRDTIFRMASTSKPVAIAAAMVLLDECRLRLDDVVEPWLPELADRQVLKRIDSALDDTVPARRPIIVRVLLTSTFGLGMDVTSLGTPIMGAIIEQGLTPDLPEPMPEPDEWMRRLGTLPLMHQPGERWQYHISNDLLGVLVARVTGRPFETFLRERVFEPLGMKDTGFHVPADKIDRLPTLYAPDPRTGEFNVWDEAKGGRWSEPPAFPGGGGGLVSNVDDFHAYFRMLLHGGTHGSERILSRPAVQLMTTNRLTPEQQAARHAMAVNNVHLSFGQGQHGGWGFGMAVRTYRGDYAPLGQFGWDGGAGTSTYADPANRLTGILLTQVGMTVPNAAQLIHDFWTTLYQAIDD; encoded by the coding sequence ATGGGAAAGAGCGGCAGCGGCTTGTCCGAAGCGGGACTGCGCAGAGTGCGCGACGTGCTGACACGTCATGTCGACTCGGGGAAGATTCCCGGCGTCGTCGCCCTGGTCGGCCGGGGTGATGAGACGCATGTCGAGGCGATCGGGACGATGCGCCATGGCGGTGGCGCGCCGATGCGCCGGGACACGATCTTCCGGATGGCGTCCACGTCCAAGCCGGTCGCGATCGCGGCGGCGATGGTCCTGCTCGACGAATGCAGGCTGCGGCTGGACGACGTGGTGGAGCCGTGGCTGCCCGAACTCGCCGACCGGCAGGTGCTGAAGCGGATCGACAGCGCGCTGGACGACACCGTCCCGGCGCGGCGGCCGATTATCGTACGGGTCCTGCTGACTTCCACCTTCGGCCTTGGCATGGACGTGACCTCACTGGGTACTCCGATCATGGGCGCGATCATCGAGCAGGGACTCACACCCGATCTGCCGGAGCCGATGCCCGAGCCGGACGAGTGGATGCGCCGCCTCGGCACCCTTCCGCTGATGCACCAGCCCGGAGAGCGCTGGCAGTACCACATCAGCAACGATCTGCTCGGCGTGCTCGTCGCCAGGGTCACGGGCCGGCCGTTCGAGACGTTCCTGCGCGAACGCGTCTTCGAGCCACTGGGCATGAAGGACACCGGCTTCCATGTGCCCGCCGACAAGATCGACCGGCTGCCGACTCTCTACGCCCCCGACCCGCGGACCGGAGAGTTCAACGTGTGGGACGAGGCCAAGGGAGGACGCTGGAGCGAGCCTCCGGCGTTCCCGGGCGGCGGCGGTGGGCTGGTCTCCAACGTCGACGACTTCCACGCCTACTTCCGGATGCTGCTGCACGGAGGGACACACGGGAGCGAACGGATCCTGTCCCGGCCCGCCGTCCAGCTGATGACCACCAACCGCCTCACACCCGAGCAGCAAGCCGCCCGACATGCCATGGCCGTGAACAACGTCCATCTGTCGTTCGGCCAAGGGCAGCACGGTGGCTGGGGCTTCGGGATGGCGGTGCGCACCTACCGTGGCGACTACGCTCCCCTCGGCCAGTTCGGCTGGGACGGCGGAGCCGGCACCTCGACCTACGCCGACCCGGCCAACCGGCTCACCGGAATCCTGCTCACCCAGGTCGGGATGACGGTCCCGAATGCGGCGCAGCTGATCCACGACTTCTGGACCACGCTCTACCAGGCGATCGACGACTGA
- a CDS encoding alpha-ketoglutarate-dependent dioxygenase AlkB, with protein MAMHLQGSLFDQSDDLRLGPLTGLRRRELGAGAWVDLLPGWLGGADALFTRLAEEVPWRAERRQMYEQVVDVPRLLAFYGADDALPHAVLDEARSALSAHYAAELGEPFVTAGLCYYRDGRDSVAWHGDRIGRGAREDTMVAILSVGDPRDLALRPHRGGETLRFPLGHGDLIVMGGSCQRTWDHAVPKSTRAVGPRISVQFRPRGIQ; from the coding sequence ATGGCCATGCACCTCCAGGGCTCCCTCTTCGACCAGTCCGACGACCTCCGCCTAGGCCCCCTCACGGGGCTGCGCCGACGTGAGCTCGGCGCGGGGGCGTGGGTCGATCTGCTGCCGGGGTGGCTCGGCGGGGCCGACGCGCTGTTCACTCGGCTCGCCGAGGAGGTGCCCTGGCGGGCGGAGCGACGCCAGATGTACGAGCAGGTCGTGGACGTACCCCGGCTGCTCGCGTTCTACGGTGCCGACGACGCCCTGCCGCACGCCGTGCTCGACGAGGCCCGTTCCGCGCTGTCCGCGCACTACGCGGCGGAGCTGGGCGAACCGTTCGTCACGGCCGGGCTCTGCTACTACCGCGACGGCCGGGACAGCGTGGCCTGGCACGGCGACCGGATCGGGCGGGGCGCCCGGGAAGACACGATGGTGGCCATCCTGTCCGTGGGCGACCCCCGGGACCTGGCCCTGCGGCCGCACCGCGGTGGCGAGACGCTGCGGTTCCCGCTCGGGCACGGCGATCTGATCGTGATGGGCGGCTCCTGCCAGCGCACCTGGGACCACGCGGTACCCAAGTCGACACGGGCGGTGGGGCCGCGCATCAGCGTTCAGTTCCGGCCGCGCGGCATCCAGTAG